In Sphingobacteriaceae bacterium, the following proteins share a genomic window:
- a CDS encoding diversity-generating retroelement protein bAvd family protein yields MKHNFKKLIIWQDAMNFCDLIYNYTESLPLKEKYNLIHQLEKCGVSIPSNISEGSGKRTNIHFAEFLTTSLSSSFEAETQLLICERRKFGNKEQLDYLLKSVGELQQKIYNFRETIINSK; encoded by the coding sequence ATGAAGCATAATTTTAAAAAGTTAATCATATGGCAGGACGCAATGAATTTTTGCGATCTTATTTATAATTACACTGAATCTTTGCCTTTGAAAGAAAAATATAATTTGATTCATCAGCTCGAAAAATGCGGTGTCTCAATACCATCAAATATTTCGGAGGGATCTGGCAAGAGAACTAATATTCATTTTGCTGAATTTCTAACGACCTCATTGAGCTCAAGCTTCGAGGCTGAGACACAGTTATTGATTTGCGAGAGAAGAAAGTTTGGAAATAAAGAGCAGTTAGATTATTTGCTTAAGAGTGTGGGGGAACTGCAACAGAAGATATATAATTTTAGAGAGACAATAATTAATAGCAAATAA